A DNA window from Aestuariispira ectoiniformans contains the following coding sequences:
- a CDS encoding ribonucleoside-diphosphate reductase subunit alpha — translation MDRSRDAALTEFGKATLGDRYLMPGESYQDMFARVAMHFADDSAHAQRLYDYISKLWFMPATPVLSNGGTKRGLPISCFLNESDDSLDGIVGLWNENVWLAARGGGIGSYWGNLRSIGEKVGANGKTSGVVPFIRVMDSLTLAISQGSLRRGSAAVYLPVWHPEIEEFVELRRPTGGDPNRKALNLHHGLLITDDFMRAVEADDEWALTSPKDGSVIRKIRARDLWIRILTARIETGEPYVVYIDHVNRNIPEQQKLLGLKVKTSNLCSEITLPTGIDKFGKDRTAVCCLSSLNLEKYLEWEGEPQFIEDIMRFLDNVLQDFIDNAPDDFHRAKYAAMRERSVGLGVMGFHSFLQANMLPLEGVMAKVWNNRMFAKIRQEADAASVKLAEEKGPCPDAAEFGIMERFSNKLAVAPTASISIICGGTSPGIEPIAANSFTHKTLSGSFNVRNKYLKQLLAEKGQDTDDVWSSISVHEGSVQHLDFLTQDEKDVFKTAFEIDQRWLIDHAADRAPHICQAQSLNIFLPADVHKRDLHQIHFQAWKKGVKSLYYCRSKSIQRAEAGLEHKLEAATKIPMMGKVNGADAPAQTGNDYEECLACQ, via the coding sequence ATGGATCGCAGCCGCGACGCAGCCTTGACCGAATTCGGCAAGGCAACCCTGGGCGACCGGTATTTGATGCCGGGGGAAAGCTATCAGGATATGTTCGCGCGCGTGGCTATGCATTTCGCCGACGATTCGGCCCATGCCCAGCGTCTCTACGATTATATCTCCAAGCTTTGGTTCATGCCTGCCACGCCTGTGCTCAGCAACGGCGGCACCAAACGTGGCCTGCCGATTTCCTGCTTCCTGAACGAAAGTGACGACAGCCTGGACGGCATCGTCGGCCTGTGGAACGAGAATGTCTGGCTGGCGGCGCGCGGCGGCGGCATCGGCAGCTATTGGGGCAACCTGCGCTCCATCGGCGAAAAAGTCGGCGCCAACGGCAAAACCTCCGGCGTGGTTCCCTTCATCCGCGTTATGGATTCGCTGACGCTTGCCATCAGCCAGGGCAGCCTGCGCCGTGGATCGGCCGCAGTCTACCTGCCTGTCTGGCACCCGGAAATCGAGGAATTCGTCGAACTGCGCCGGCCGACTGGCGGTGACCCGAACCGTAAGGCACTGAACCTGCATCACGGTCTCCTGATCACCGACGATTTCATGCGCGCCGTGGAAGCCGACGATGAATGGGCCCTGACCAGCCCGAAAGACGGCTCCGTCATTCGCAAGATTCGCGCCCGCGACCTTTGGATTCGTATTCTGACCGCGCGCATCGAAACCGGCGAGCCCTATGTGGTTTATATCGACCACGTAAACCGCAATATTCCGGAACAGCAGAAGCTGCTCGGCCTGAAGGTGAAAACCTCCAACCTCTGTTCCGAAATCACCCTGCCGACGGGTATCGACAAATTCGGCAAGGACCGTACGGCGGTTTGCTGCCTGTCCTCGCTCAACCTTGAAAAATACCTGGAATGGGAAGGCGAGCCGCAGTTCATCGAAGACATCATGCGCTTCCTCGACAATGTCCTGCAGGACTTTATCGACAATGCGCCGGACGACTTCCACCGGGCCAAATACGCCGCCATGCGCGAACGTTCCGTCGGCTTGGGCGTTATGGGCTTCCATTCCTTCCTGCAGGCCAACATGCTTCCGCTTGAAGGCGTGATGGCCAAGGTCTGGAACAACCGCATGTTCGCCAAAATCCGCCAGGAAGCAGATGCCGCATCCGTCAAACTGGCCGAGGAAAAAGGCCCCTGCCCGGACGCAGCCGAATTCGGCATCATGGAGCGCTTCTCCAACAAGCTGGCCGTGGCCCCGACCGCCTCGATCTCGATCATTTGCGGCGGCACCTCGCCGGGGATCGAACCGATTGCCGCCAACAGCTTCACTCACAAGACGCTGAGCGGGTCCTTCAACGTCCGCAACAAATATCTGAAGCAGTTGCTGGCGGAAAAGGGTCAGGATACAGATGATGTCTGGTCCTCGATCAGTGTCCATGAAGGGTCCGTCCAGCATCTGGACTTTTTGACGCAGGACGAAAAAGACGTCTTCAAGACGGCCTTTGAAATCGACCAGCGCTGGCTGATTGATCATGCCGCCGACCGTGCGCCGCATATCTGCCAGGCACAGTCGCTTAATATCTTCCTGCCGGCGGATGTCCATAAACGCGACCTGCATCAAATCCATTTCCAGGCCTGGAAAAAAGGCGTGAAGAGCCTCTACTACTGCCGCTCGAAATCCATCCAGCGCGCAGAGGCAGGCCTTGAACACAAGCTGGAAGCAGCAACCAAGATTCCGATGATGGGCAAAGTGAACGGTGCCGACGCACCAGCCCAGACCGGCAATGACTACGAGGAATGCCTCGCCTGTCAGTAG
- a CDS encoding ABC transporter ATP-binding protein yields the protein MSNILEVRDLVTRFSTPDGEVSAVNNISFDIAPGECLGIVGESGSGKTQVFMSIMGLLAKNGKATGSVKFKGNEILGLKARELNKVRGVTMSMIFQDPMTSLNPFLRISRQMTEVLIEHKGMTMAQAEARSIELLDLVGIPEAKKRFRMYPHEFSGGMRQRVMIAMSLLCEPDLLIADEPTTALDVTVQAQILTLLRKLKNELNTAIVMITHDLGVVAGLCDRVVVMYGGRVAESGDVRQVFYDPQHPYSTGLLNSMPRVDEESHSKLNAIPGQPPNLQRLPKGCAFQDRCPHRMDRCVAELPPLRDIGDNRKKACHLDGLMEAKS from the coding sequence ATGAGCAATATTCTCGAAGTCCGCGACCTGGTGACCCGGTTCTCCACACCGGATGGCGAGGTCAGTGCAGTCAACAATATCAGCTTTGACATTGCGCCCGGCGAATGCCTCGGCATTGTGGGTGAATCCGGTTCCGGCAAGACCCAGGTCTTCATGTCGATCATGGGGCTATTGGCGAAAAACGGCAAAGCCACCGGTTCGGTCAAATTCAAGGGTAACGAAATCCTGGGACTGAAGGCCCGGGAACTGAACAAGGTCAGGGGCGTGACAATGTCCATGATCTTCCAGGACCCGATGACCAGTCTGAACCCCTTCCTGCGCATCTCGCGTCAGATGACCGAAGTCCTGATCGAGCATAAGGGCATGACCATGGCCCAGGCGGAGGCGCGCAGCATTGAATTGCTGGATCTGGTCGGCATTCCGGAAGCCAAGAAACGTTTCCGCATGTATCCGCACGAATTTTCCGGCGGTATGCGTCAGCGTGTCATGATTGCCATGTCTCTCCTTTGCGAGCCGGACCTGCTGATCGCAGATGAACCGACCACTGCTCTGGACGTCACTGTCCAGGCGCAGATCCTGACGTTGCTGCGCAAACTCAAAAACGAGTTGAACACGGCGATCGTGATGATCACCCATGACCTGGGCGTGGTGGCCGGTCTCTGCGACCGTGTAGTGGTGATGTATGGTGGCCGTGTGGCCGAAAGCGGCGATGTGCGGCAGGTCTTCTATGATCCGCAGCATCCCTATTCCACCGGCCTGCTGAACTCCATGCCGCGTGTGGATGAGGAAAGCCACAGCAAGCTGAACGCCATTCCCGGCCAGCCGCCCAACCTGCAGCGCCTGCCCAAAGGCTGTGCCTTCCAGGACCGCTGTCCGCACAGGATGGATCGCTGCGTTGCAGAGCTTCCGCCCCTGCGGGACATTGGCGACAACCGAAAGAAAGCCTGCCATCTGGATGGCCTAATGGAGGCAAAGTCATGA
- a CDS encoding flotillin family protein produces the protein MYQDPNAWTLIDVLIISGLVLVALVAIGLILARLYTRASKEVSYVRTGMGGQRVIMNGGTLVFPVLHETIPVNMNTLRLEVARRNEAALITRDRMRVDVQAEFYVRVQPTVESIANAAQTLGKRTMFPDSLKELVEGKFVDALRAVAAEMTMEELHEQRVEFVQKVQMAVSEDLLKNGLELESVSLTGLDQTDREYFNPNNAFDAEGLTRLTQEIEERRKRRNDIEQESQVLIETKNLEAQQRKLQIDRDKEYAELEQNREVEIRRAAQMSEVAAEQANRKREAEQAQIAADQDVALSKLTAERKVEEERIAKEQQIREREIARQRALEAADIEREKTVELTNQERQIAIAEKSRAQSEAESEANAARAEAVRSEERVTTTREAEIAERQKQVDLIEARRQAERDAIAITMAAEAQKQAADDEAESIRTLAEAAAQKVKIEAGGDAEAERLRAAAQEVRYAVEAAGQKALNDADNSLTEEVIAMKVKLALIERLQEIIRESVKPMERIDGIKIVQVDGLNGGGSANTVNGGEGASNGSLADQVVDSALRYRSQAPLLDSLLKEVGIGGSDLTSLVDAVKPAVTGETPPANAAD, from the coding sequence ATGTATCAAGATCCTAATGCATGGACATTAATCGATGTCCTTATCATTTCCGGCCTGGTTCTGGTCGCACTGGTTGCGATCGGGCTGATCCTGGCACGGCTGTATACACGGGCATCAAAGGAAGTTTCCTATGTCCGTACCGGTATGGGCGGTCAGCGCGTGATCATGAACGGCGGGACCCTTGTCTTTCCCGTGTTGCATGAGACGATCCCGGTCAACATGAATACATTGCGGCTGGAGGTTGCGCGCCGCAACGAGGCGGCCCTCATCACGCGGGACCGCATGCGTGTCGATGTACAGGCGGAATTCTATGTGCGCGTACAGCCGACGGTCGAATCCATCGCCAATGCCGCCCAGACGCTGGGTAAGCGCACGATGTTCCCGGACTCGTTGAAAGAACTGGTCGAAGGTAAATTCGTCGATGCCCTGCGTGCCGTGGCGGCAGAGATGACAATGGAGGAACTGCACGAACAGCGTGTCGAGTTTGTCCAGAAGGTACAGATGGCTGTTTCCGAAGACCTGTTGAAAAACGGTCTGGAACTTGAATCCGTGTCTTTGACTGGTCTGGATCAGACGGACCGTGAATATTTCAATCCCAACAATGCGTTCGACGCAGAGGGCCTGACGCGCCTGACCCAGGAAATCGAGGAACGCCGCAAACGCCGTAACGATATCGAGCAGGAATCCCAGGTCCTGATCGAAACCAAGAACCTTGAGGCACAACAGCGCAAACTTCAGATTGATCGCGATAAGGAATATGCGGAACTGGAGCAGAACCGTGAGGTGGAAATCCGCCGGGCCGCGCAAATGTCGGAAGTGGCGGCGGAACAGGCAAACCGCAAACGTGAGGCGGAACAGGCCCAGATCGCAGCAGACCAGGATGTGGCCCTGTCCAAATTGACCGCAGAACGTAAGGTCGAAGAGGAGCGGATTGCCAAGGAACAACAGATTCGTGAACGCGAGATTGCCCGTCAGCGTGCTTTGGAAGCGGCAGATATTGAGCGTGAGAAAACGGTCGAACTGACGAACCAGGAACGCCAGATTGCCATTGCGGAAAAATCACGGGCGCAGTCTGAGGCTGAATCGGAAGCCAACGCAGCGCGTGCGGAAGCCGTGCGGTCGGAAGAACGCGTGACCACCACACGGGAAGCCGAGATCGCGGAACGCCAGAAGCAGGTGGATCTGATCGAGGCCCGCCGGCAGGCGGAACGAGATGCGATTGCCATCACCATGGCGGCCGAGGCGCAGAAACAGGCGGCAGATGATGAGGCGGAATCCATCCGTACCCTTGCGGAAGCTGCGGCCCAGAAGGTCAAGATCGAAGCCGGTGGTGACGCTGAAGCGGAACGCCTGCGGGCCGCTGCACAGGAAGTACGCTATGCTGTTGAGGCGGCCGGTCAGAAAGCACTCAACGATGCAGATAATTCCCTGACCGAAGAAGTCATCGCCATGAAGGTGAAACTGGCGCTGATTGAACGCTTGCAGGAAATCATCCGCGAATCCGTGAAACCGATGGAGCGGATCGACGGCATCAAGATCGTTCAGGTCGATGGACTGAACGGTGGCGGTAGCGCCAACACGGTGAATGGCGGCGAGGGGGCTTCCAACGGCAGCCTTGCCGACCAGGTGGTTGACAGTGCCCTGCGCTATCGCAGCCAGGCACCGCTTCTGGATTCCCTGCTGAAAGAAGTGGGCATTGGCGGCAGCGACCTGACATCGCTGGTCGACGCGGTAAAGCCGGCCGTCACCGGTGAAACGCCGCCGGCGAATGCCGCCGACTGA
- a CDS encoding PspA/IM30 family protein: MSENLANRVGRLVGGTINKIVDIAEDMAPEVVMEEAIREVDRAIDDIRAELGKLLAQSHLATNRLSAESAKHDDLKAKAKLALDQGREDLAEVAVSQMVDIEAQIPVLEQTIADAGDREKELESYIAALKGRRSEMAEELKAFRDARQASIQIVPEGSAASGGTVDVTVDKAEQAFNRVMERNGGVGVAGGELKDTRQLAELEDMARQQKIRDRLNQIKEG, translated from the coding sequence ATGAGTGAAAATCTCGCAAATCGTGTTGGTCGCCTTGTTGGCGGAACCATCAACAAAATCGTGGATATTGCCGAGGATATGGCGCCGGAAGTGGTCATGGAAGAGGCTATCCGCGAGGTAGACCGCGCGATTGATGATATTCGGGCGGAGTTGGGGAAATTGCTCGCACAGTCCCATCTGGCCACAAACCGCCTGTCGGCGGAAAGTGCAAAGCATGACGACCTGAAGGCGAAGGCCAAACTGGCACTGGATCAGGGCCGGGAAGATCTGGCGGAAGTTGCGGTATCGCAAATGGTCGATATCGAGGCCCAGATTCCGGTCCTTGAACAGACGATTGCGGATGCCGGTGACCGCGAAAAGGAACTGGAATCCTATATCGCCGCCTTGAAAGGCCGCCGGTCGGAGATGGCGGAAGAGCTGAAAGCCTTTCGTGATGCCCGTCAGGCCAGTATCCAGATTGTGCCGGAAGGCAGTGCTGCGTCGGGCGGAACCGTGGATGTAACCGTTGACAAGGCAGAGCAGGCCTTCAACCGCGTGATGGAACGCAATGGCGGCGTCGGTGTCGCCGGTGGCGAGTTGAAGGATACCCGGCAACTGGCGGAACTTGAAGACATGGCGCGCCAGCAGAAAATCCGCGACCGTCTGAACCAGATCAAGGAAGGTTAA
- a CDS encoding peptide ABC transporter substrate-binding protein: MKIQFSKWAVGAAIAVGLSFTTAISPVSAKTLRIGNDGKPQSMDPHYISTVQTSRISDDMFEGLLTYGPDGAPVPGAAESWDISEDGLTYTFHLRDAVWSDGVPVTAEDFTYAYKRLLAPEFGGEYASLLYIIEGAEAFNTGKAGPEALQAKALDDKTLQIKLSHPAPYFLAQLTHQTAFPIPKHTVEKYGDDWTKPDNIVVNGPYKLTEWVPNVHVKLEKNEKFHAADSVKIDDVIYYALEDRTAMQKRFRTGELDVARDIASEQIDWLKKNLADSLRIAPYQGTYYYVFRTTKKPFDDVRVRRALSMAINREAISDKVLRTGEIPAYAFVPPGTANYNAPVPADFKGMEYGKAVAKAKELLAEAGYTKDNPLKLTLRYNTSENHKRIAIAVQAMWKQLGVQAELFNTDGKIHYSDLKQGDFEIARAGWIADYNDAQNFLYLLETKTGPLNYSQYNHKDYDALMDKASVTTDLQKRAELMAKAEKMAMHDQPLIPIYYYVSKQLVSPKVKGWVDNAPDRHLSRWLDIE, from the coding sequence ATGAAAATCCAGTTCAGCAAGTGGGCGGTTGGCGCAGCCATCGCTGTCGGTCTGAGTTTTACGACAGCGATTTCGCCTGTTTCCGCCAAGACCCTGCGCATCGGTAACGACGGCAAACCGCAGTCCATGGACCCACATTATATCAGCACGGTCCAGACCAGCCGCATTTCCGACGACATGTTCGAAGGTCTTCTGACCTATGGCCCGGATGGTGCTCCGGTACCGGGTGCGGCAGAAAGCTGGGATATCAGTGAAGATGGCCTGACCTACACCTTCCATCTGCGCGACGCGGTCTGGTCCGACGGCGTGCCGGTCACGGCAGAAGACTTCACCTACGCTTACAAGCGTCTGCTGGCACCGGAATTCGGCGGTGAATACGCCTCCCTCCTCTACATCATCGAAGGCGCAGAAGCTTTCAACACTGGTAAAGCCGGCCCGGAAGCCCTGCAAGCCAAAGCACTGGATGACAAGACGCTGCAGATCAAGCTGTCGCATCCCGCGCCGTATTTCCTGGCGCAGCTGACGCACCAGACGGCCTTCCCGATCCCAAAACATACCGTTGAAAAATACGGCGACGACTGGACCAAACCGGACAACATCGTGGTCAACGGCCCCTACAAGCTGACGGAATGGGTCCCCAATGTTCACGTCAAACTGGAAAAGAACGAAAAGTTCCACGCCGCTGACAGCGTGAAGATCGACGACGTGATCTACTACGCCCTGGAAGACCGCACCGCCATGCAGAAGCGGTTCCGCACCGGTGAGTTGGATGTGGCCCGTGACATTGCCTCCGAACAGATCGACTGGCTGAAGAAAAACCTGGCCGATTCCCTGCGGATCGCGCCTTATCAGGGCACCTATTACTACGTCTTCCGCACCACCAAAAAGCCGTTTGACGATGTGCGCGTCCGCCGCGCGCTGTCCATGGCGATCAACCGCGAAGCAATTTCCGACAAGGTCCTGCGGACCGGTGAAATTCCGGCCTATGCCTTCGTTCCGCCGGGAACGGCAAACTACAACGCGCCTGTTCCGGCCGACTTCAAGGGCATGGAATACGGCAAGGCAGTTGCAAAAGCCAAGGAACTGCTGGCCGAAGCCGGTTACACCAAAGACAACCCGTTGAAACTGACCCTGCGTTACAACACCTCTGAAAACCACAAGCGTATCGCCATTGCGGTTCAGGCCATGTGGAAACAGCTGGGTGTGCAGGCGGAACTGTTCAACACGGACGGCAAAATCCACTATTCCGACCTGAAACAGGGAGACTTTGAAATCGCGCGCGCCGGTTGGATCGCGGATTACAACGACGCCCAGAACTTCCTCTATCTGCTGGAAACCAAAACCGGCCCGTTGAACTACAGCCAGTATAACCACAAAGACTACGATGCGCTGATGGACAAGGCCTCCGTCACGACGGACCTGCAGAAGCGTGCGGAACTGATGGCGAAAGCGGAAAAAATGGCCATGCATGACCAGCCGCTGATCCCCATTTACTATTATGTTTCCAAACAGTTGGTCTCGCCCAAAGTCAAAGGTTGGGTCGACAACGCACCGGATCGCCATCTGAGCCGCTGGCTCGATATCGAATAA
- the oppB gene encoding oligopeptide ABC transporter permease OppB, translated as MLGFAFRRLIGAVPTLLVVITIAFFMMRIAPGGPFDSERALPPEIEKNILKAYDMDKPLWEQYTSYLGKIVQGDFGPSIKVQDFTVNELLASGAPASLELGISAILLALILGVTFGTIAALRQNSRTDFTVMTTAMVGIAIPNFVMAPLLSLVFGVYLEWLPVGGWGSGEFIYKILPVLALSLPQVAYIARLTRGSMVEVLHANYVRTARAKGLREKIVVVRHALKGAMLPVVSYLGPATAAVTTGSVVIEKIFGVPGIGTYFVDSALNRDYPVVMGVVVVYATLIITFNFIVDMIYSMLDPKVRAE; from the coding sequence ATGTTGGGTTTCGCCTTTCGGCGATTAATTGGTGCCGTGCCGACATTGCTTGTCGTCATCACCATAGCCTTCTTCATGATGCGCATCGCCCCCGGCGGGCCGTTCGATTCCGAACGCGCCCTACCGCCGGAAATTGAAAAGAACATCCTCAAGGCCTATGACATGGACAAGCCGCTGTGGGAGCAATACACCTCCTACCTCGGCAAGATCGTCCAGGGTGATTTTGGACCAAGTATCAAAGTCCAGGATTTCACAGTCAACGAACTGCTGGCCAGTGGTGCACCGGCCAGCCTTGAACTGGGCATTTCCGCAATCCTGCTGGCTTTGATCCTGGGGGTCACATTCGGCACCATCGCGGCCTTGCGGCAGAATTCACGCACTGACTTCACGGTCATGACCACCGCCATGGTGGGGATCGCCATTCCGAACTTTGTGATGGCGCCGCTGCTGTCACTGGTCTTCGGCGTTTATCTTGAATGGCTGCCCGTCGGCGGCTGGGGCAGTGGCGAATTCATCTACAAGATTCTGCCCGTGCTGGCCCTGTCCCTGCCACAGGTCGCCTATATTGCACGCCTGACCCGCGGCAGCATGGTCGAAGTCCTGCACGCCAACTATGTCCGCACCGCGCGCGCCAAGGGTTTGCGGGAAAAGATCGTTGTCGTCCGGCATGCGCTGAAAGGCGCAATGCTGCCGGTTGTTTCCTACCTTGGCCCGGCAACAGCCGCAGTAACCACCGGTTCGGTCGTAATCGAGAAGATTTTCGGGGTTCCCGGTATCGGCACCTATTTCGTCGATAGCGCGTTAAACCGTGACTATCCCGTCGTGATGGGCGTTGTGGTGGTCTATGCCACGTTGATTATCACCTTCAATTTCATTGTCGACATGATCTATTCCATGCTCGATCCGAAAGTAAGGGCCGAATGA
- a CDS encoding YqiJ family protein, which translates to MLDFLLQPQNLVFGVALALMLGIAILEGVMTVLGAGLSGLLDNLLPEGLQADFNLDLDSDIDGGDVLEAASPSALSRLLGWLCVGRVPVLVLFVAFLLSFGLSGFVIQKVVFALTGGMLPGWIAWLPALMLAMPPTRWIGRAVARLVPSDETSAVSVDSFVGRTAVVTLGTAKKGQPAQARLQDRYGQSHYVMVEPDSDGEAFPSGSSVLLVRRVDSTFCVIANSNAALAD; encoded by the coding sequence GTGTTGGACTTTTTGCTTCAGCCGCAAAACCTGGTCTTCGGCGTTGCCCTGGCCCTGATGCTGGGAATTGCCATCCTGGAAGGTGTCATGACTGTTCTCGGTGCGGGGCTGTCCGGCTTGCTGGATAACCTGTTGCCGGAAGGTTTGCAGGCTGATTTCAACCTGGACCTGGACAGCGATATCGACGGTGGAGATGTGCTTGAAGCGGCGTCGCCGTCAGCCTTGTCCAGGCTTCTGGGCTGGCTTTGTGTCGGTCGGGTTCCGGTCCTGGTTCTGTTTGTGGCTTTCCTGTTGTCCTTCGGGCTGTCCGGTTTCGTCATTCAGAAGGTGGTCTTTGCGCTGACCGGCGGAATGCTGCCGGGGTGGATTGCGTGGCTACCGGCGCTGATGCTTGCCATGCCGCCGACCCGCTGGATCGGGCGGGCGGTCGCAAGGCTGGTGCCGTCTGACGAAACCAGCGCGGTTTCCGTTGACAGTTTTGTCGGCCGGACAGCCGTTGTGACGCTGGGGACTGCCAAAAAGGGGCAACCCGCGCAGGCGAGGCTGCAAGACCGTTACGGTCAGTCCCATTATGTGATGGTGGAACCCGATAGTGACGGAGAGGCGTTCCCCTCCGGCAGCAGCGTCCTGCTGGTCCGCCGGGTTGATTCCACTTTTTGCGTTATTGCGAATTCAAATGCCGCCTTGGCGGACTAA
- a CDS encoding ABC transporter permease subunit — protein sequence MMLGVLKKDKLAGLENNGDDIKGRSLWQDARIRLLRNKAAVGAMIVLGILALMALFAPYLSPHEFDAIYWESIQMPPDFANAHWFGTDGNGRDLFIRILYGMRVSLSVGLLATSVSLVIGVVYGATAGYMGGRTDNIMMRIVDIMYSIPFMFFVILLMVVFGRNIFLIFIALGAVEWLTMARIVRGQTLSLKRKEFIEAAHAGGVSNRVIIFRHIIPNVLGPVIVYMTLTIPQVILTESFLSFLGLGVQEPLTSLGVLISEGAKVMEAAPWMLVFPAIFLAVMLFCFNFIGDGLRDALDPKDR from the coding sequence ATGATGCTGGGCGTATTGAAAAAAGACAAACTGGCGGGCCTGGAAAACAACGGCGACGATATCAAGGGCCGCAGCCTCTGGCAGGATGCCCGTATCCGCCTGCTTCGCAACAAGGCCGCCGTTGGTGCCATGATCGTATTGGGCATTCTGGCCCTGATGGCGTTGTTCGCACCCTATCTGTCGCCTCATGAATTCGACGCGATCTATTGGGAAAGCATCCAGATGCCGCCCGATTTCGCCAATGCCCACTGGTTCGGTACCGATGGCAATGGCCGGGACCTTTTCATCCGCATTCTCTACGGCATGCGGGTCTCGCTGTCGGTCGGCCTGCTCGCCACATCCGTCAGTCTGGTGATCGGCGTCGTATACGGGGCCACCGCAGGTTACATGGGAGGACGGACAGACAATATCATGATGCGTATCGTCGACATCATGTATTCCATTCCCTTCATGTTCTTCGTGATCCTGCTGATGGTGGTTTTCGGGCGGAACATCTTCCTGATCTTCATCGCATTGGGTGCCGTTGAATGGCTGACCATGGCGCGTATTGTGCGCGGGCAGACCCTGTCGCTCAAACGCAAGGAGTTCATCGAGGCGGCCCATGCGGGCGGGGTATCAAACCGCGTAATCATTTTCCGCCATATCATTCCCAATGTGTTGGGACCGGTCATTGTCTATATGACCCTGACCATTCCACAGGTGATCCTGACCGAAAGCTTCCTGTCCTTCCTTGGGCTGGGCGTGCAGGAACCGCTGACCAGTCTGGGCGTGCTGATTTCCGAAGGGGCGAAAGTCATGGAGGCTGCGCCGTGGATGCTGGTCTTCCCGGCGATTTTCCTGGCGGTCATGCTGTTCTGCTTCAACTTCATCGGTGACGGGCTGCGCGATGCGCTTGACCCGAAAGACCGGTAA
- a CDS encoding SOS response-associated peptidase — MCGRYAFFSPVEALRNLFDVPDRPNLPPRYNIAPTQPVLVLRPGQGEQMETVNPGPETLTLMRWGLIPNWSKDPDIGGKLFNARSETVAEKPSFRAAFKRRRCLIPADGFYEWRGRSGDKRPFFIHMTDDKPFAFAGLWEYWMGADGSEVDTCTILTTEASEPVRQLHHRMPVILDKGQFQTWLRGSVPEALGLLRPYAGEREISFYQVGKAVNRVANDGPALIEPVGPDDPADQMSLFS; from the coding sequence ATGTGCGGTCGTTACGCTTTCTTCAGCCCGGTAGAGGCCCTGCGAAACCTCTTTGATGTGCCGGACAGGCCGAACCTGCCGCCGCGCTATAATATTGCGCCGACCCAACCGGTTCTGGTCCTGCGGCCCGGGCAGGGGGAACAGATGGAAACCGTCAATCCCGGTCCGGAGACACTGACGCTGATGCGTTGGGGGCTCATTCCAAACTGGTCCAAGGACCCGGATATTGGTGGCAAACTGTTCAATGCCCGATCCGAGACGGTTGCGGAAAAACCGTCCTTCCGGGCAGCCTTCAAACGTCGGCGTTGCCTGATCCCGGCGGATGGCTTCTATGAATGGCGCGGACGCTCTGGGGATAAACGGCCATTCTTTATCCATATGACCGACGACAAGCCCTTTGCCTTTGCCGGTCTCTGGGAATACTGGATGGGGGCGGACGGTTCGGAGGTGGATACCTGCACCATTCTCACGACAGAGGCGAGCGAACCGGTCCGGCAGCTTCATCACCGCATGCCGGTGATTCTGGACAAAGGCCAATTCCAGACCTGGTTACGCGGGTCGGTGCCGGAAGCACTGGGCCTGCTGCGGCCCTATGCGGGAGAACGGGAGATTTCCTTTTATCAGGTCGGCAAGGCGGTCAATCGCGTTGCCAATGATGGCCCGGCGTTGATTGAACCGGTCGGCCCTGACGACCCCGCTGATCAGATGTCGTTGTTTTCCTGA